GTCCCGACGCCCTCGACGGAGTCCAGCAGGAGCGCGCCGCCCGCCGCGAGGACGATCGCGTGCGCGGTGGCCAGGCCGAGGCCGAGGTGCGGCCCCGCGTCCTTCGTCGTCACGAACGGGTCGAACGCCCGCTCGAGCAGGACGTCGGGGATGCCCCGGCCGTCGTCGCTCACGCGGATCAGCCCGAAGTCCTTGCCCTCGCCGTCGCGCACGCCGCGGGAGACCTCGACCGAGAGGTTGCCCCCGCCCACGGGCAGCGCCTCCACCGCGTTGCCGACCACCTCGCGCAGCGCGCGCAGGAGCTGGTCGGGGTCGCCGTGGACGAGCACCGGGTCCGGCGGGGTGGTGAAGACCGACAGGACGCGGGCCGGGACGTCGGCGACCGCGGCGGCCGCCAGGTCGCGCAGGTCGAGCTCGTCGAGCTGGACGTGCCCGCGACGGCTGAGGGACTCGAGCCGGCGCGTGAGGTCGCGGGTGCGTCCCACGCTGGCGATGATCTGCTCGGCGTCGTGACGGACGCCTGCCTGCCCGGCGTCGGCGGCGATGAGCTCCGCCGACCCGGCGATGACCGTCAGGTGCGTGTTGACCTCGTGGGCCACGCCGCCCGCGAGCCGCGCGAGCGCCTCGGTGCGCTGGAGGTCGGCCAGGCGGCTGTGCAGGCCCGCCAGCTGGTGCTCGGCGTCGCGCACGTCGGTGACGTCGACAGCCACCGTCCCGTAGCCGTCGGCCACCGGGAAGCGCGTCACCGCGTACGTGCGCATCTTGCCGTCGCTGCGGCGGTGGACCTCCTCGGCCGTCGACGTCTGCCCGTGCTGGACCATCGCGCGGCGGCGCTCGGCGACCGCCGGCGTCCGCGAGTGGGGCAGCAGCTCGTCGACGTGATGGCCCAGCGCCTCGGCCAGCGGGCGGCCCAGCGCCTCCGCGAACGCGGCGTTGGCCATGACGAGGTGGCCGTCGCGGTCGTAGAGGCTCATGAGGCCCGGCATGTGCTCGACGAAGGCCTGCACCTGGGCGCGGCCCTCGGCGGCGACGCGCAGCGCCAGGCGCAGCTCGACGTGCTCGCGCACGTGCCGGGCCAGCCGGGCGAGGTCCTCGAGCGCGCCGGGGACGAACGTGCGGCGCACGCGGTCCAGGACGCACAGGCTCCCGAGGCGCTCGCCGGCCGCGCCGAGGACGGGGACCGCGGCGACGGCGCGCAGGCCGGCGGCGACCTCGCGCAGGCCCGGCTCGTGCGCGGTGTCGGTGAGCGCCAGCGGCGCGTCGTGCACCTCGAGCGCCGCGCAGACCGCCAGGGCGGCGGCGCGCTCGTCGCGGTCGCGCTCGTCGCCGAGCACGCCCTCCACGTGCCAGCCGTGTGGAACGCCCGCGACGGCCACCAGCGCGATCGGGGCGTCGGCCAGCCGCGCGGCGAGCGTCGCGAGGTCGTCCAGCGCCGGCTCCGGGCTGCCCGCCGGGGCGAGCACGGCCGGCGATGCTGACGCGGCGTCAGGTGCCCGTGGTGCTCTGGCGTCCCGCCCCTTTGGCGGGTCGCCGACGTGCGTTCGCCCCATGACTCCAGTGTCGCCGTGGCCTGCAGGTTGATTCCCCTCTTTTCTGCGGAGCGTGCGCGGCACTCTGCGGTGCCCTGGCCCGTCCGCCCGCAGCCCACCGGGGAGCGGTTCCTGCACTTGGAGGGGGAAGCGGGGGCGCCGGTCCGCCGAAAGTAGGGCATGGCCATCTCCGAGGCGATCTCCGTGCGTCGTGCCACGGGCTGGGACGAGCCCGCCTTCGAGGACCTCCATCGCCGCCACGGGGCGGCCGTCCAGCGCCTCTGCCTGGCGCTGCTGCGCGACCCCGAGGAGGCCGCCGACGCGGCGCAGGAGACCTGGCTGCGCGCCCTCCAGCGGCTGCAGGCCGGCGGTGAGGTGCTCGCGATGCGCCCGTGGCTGCTCCAGGTCGCCCGCAACGCCTGCGCGGACCGGGCCGGCGCGCTCGGCGCCCGGCCCGTCGCCCTCGAGGACCCCGACCTCCTCGAGGCCACCGCGCTCGACCCCGAGGCGGCCCTCGTCGCCCGTGCCGACCTGCGCGACCTCGTCGCCGACCTGCGCACCCTCAGCGAGGCGCAGCGCACCGCCTTCGTCCTGCGCGAGCTGACCGGGCTGGAGTACGGCGCCGTCGCGCGCCGCCTCGACGTCCGCCTCGAGCAGGCCCAGTGGCTCGTGGCCGATGCCCGCAAGGCGCTGACCGAGCGCCGCGCCGGACGCGCCATGCCCTGCGGCGAGGTCCGTCGCCAGCTCGGCGCCCTGCGCCGGCGCGACCGCCGCGTGCGCGCGCACCTCGACGCGTGCACGCCCTGCCTGGGCTTCGACCGCAGCCGCCGCGCCCGCGCGCTGCACACCCGCTGCGTCACCCCGGTCCTCGGCCTCCTCGGGTGGGCGCGCGAGCTCGGCTCGCGCGGCGTGGCCGCCGCGTCGACGTCCCCGGACGTCCTCGCCGCCGGGTCGTCGGCCCGTCCCGTCGCCGCCGCCGTCGCCGCCCTCGCCCTCGCGGGCGGCGGCATGGCCGCCACGACCGACCGCGACGCGCCGCGCGACAGCACCCGCACCGCGCAGGTCGCGGAGGTGGCGCCCGCGCGCGCGGCGGCCGCGCCGACCATCCGCCTGCGCGCCACGGGCGCCGACGGCCCGCGGCGCCGTGCCCGCGCGACCGCCGCGGCGCGCCGTGCCGACGCTCGTGACGGCGACACGCCGCGCACCCGCGCGGTCGGCCGCGCGACGCCCACGCCGCCCGCCGACGACCGCCCGACGCGCCTGCCGCTCGACGGCCAGACGACCGCGGCCGTCGTGCCGGAGGTCCAGCCGCCGACGCCGCCCGCGGCCGAGACCCCCGCGTCCACGCCCGCCGGCGACACGCTGCGCACCGTGTCGAGCACGGTCGACACGGTCGTCCGGGGCACCCTCGGCGAGGCCGTCGTGCCGGTCGTCGCGCAGGTCGAGGCCCGCGTCGGCGAGGTCGTGGGCGGCGTGCGCCAGCTGCTCGACGCCCTCGACCGGCCCCAGGGCACCAGGTAGTCGGCGGGTGCGCCGGCCTGCTTGAGCAGGTCGGCTCGATCGTCCAAGCGGTCCCGGATCCGGGCCGGTGAGCGGTCTTGGAGGGCATGTCCCCTCGCAAGCCCTCCGCCCTCCTCACCGCCGTGCTCGCCTGCCTCGCGGGCACCCTCGTCTCCGCGCCGTCGGCCGCCGCCGACGGCCCCAAGGCCACGACCGCCGTCCCCGCCGCGACCGCGGTCCACGCCGAGTCGCAGGCCCGCGCGGACCTCGCGGCCGCGTCGCGCCTGGCCCGCCGCGCGCCCGCCCAGGCCAGCCGTCTGGTCCGTCGCGCCGAGCGCCGCCTGCGCCAGGCCCACAGCGCGGCCGTCACGCGCGCCGCGTCCGCGCCGCTCGCCGTCCAGGCCGACGCCGCGGTCGCCCTCTCCGCCGCCGCCGTCACGCAGGCCGAGGAGGCCGCGAGCCTCGCCGTCCGCGGCACGGGCGCCGTGCGTCGCAGCGCCACGGCCGCCCTGCGCGTCGCGCTCGCCGCCCAGACCGACGCGCTCGTCGCCGTCGCCGCCCGCGCCGAGCGCGAGGCCGACACCGTCGACGCGGCCGTCGTGCAGGCGGTCACGGTCCTGGCCGGCGACCAGGTGAGCGTCCTGCTCAGCGTCGAGGACGCCCTCGCCGCCCGCGTCGACCACCGCACCGCCGCGGTCCTGCGCGCCGCTCGCGATCGCGCCGGCGACCGCCGCGCCGCCGCGCGGCGCGCCGTCGACGGCCTGCGCCTCGCCGCGCCCGCCGCGCTGCACGACGCCGTGCAGGCGCTGGCCGACGGCGTGCGCGTCGGCAGCGACCGCCTCGAGGACCTGCGCTCCGACTCGCTGGACGTCCCGTTCGCGGTCGACGCCCGGATCGGTCGCGACGGCCGTGCGGCCCGGGAGGGCCGCCGGTAGCGCCACCCGGCACGGCGGCGGCGGGCCTTCCCCCCCCCGGGGCCCGCCGCCGCGCCGCCGTCTGCCCGCAGCACACGCCATGCCCCTCGCCCGCCCCTCCCTCCGCCCCGCCGCCGTCGTGGCGCTCGTCGCCGCGGTCCTCGCCTGCCTGCTGGCCGCCGCGCCGGCGCACGGCGACGTCCCCGACCGCGTCGAGACCGTCATCCAGGACGACGCGATCTTCCTCCACGAGTCCGAGGAGGGCATCCGCGCGGCCCTCCTCCAGGTCAAGGAGCTGGGCATCGACCGCGTCCGGCTCACCGCCGGCTGGTCGGTCATCGCCCCCCAGCCCGACGCCGCCGAGATGCCCGAGGGCTTCGACGCGACGGACCCGGCCGCCTACCCCCACGCCGCGTGGGACAACCTCGACCGCGCCGTGCGCCTCGTCCACGAAGCCGGCCTCGAGCCGATGGTCGACATCGCCTTCTGGGCCCCGCTGTGGGCGACGAAGGACCGCGCGCCGTCGCCGCGCAACCGCACCGAGGTCGACCCGCAGCGCTTCGCGGACTTCGCCCGCGCCGTCGCCCGGCGCTACAGCGGCACGTACGCCACGCCCGAGGCGCTGGCCGCCGTCGCCGCCAAGGCCGTCGACACCGGCAGCGTCGCGCTGGCCAAGCTCCTGGGCGGCCGGCGCGCCGCCGCCGCGACGCAGCCCGCGGGCGACCCCGAGGAGCTCCCGGCCGTCGACCTCTTCACGATCTGGAACGAGCCCAACCACCCCGGCTTCCTCCAGCCGCAGTGGGTGAAGCGCGGCGGCCGGTGGGAGCCGCGCTCGGCCGAGCTCTACCGGGACATGGTCTTCGCGGCCTACCCCGCCATCAAGGACGCCGCGCCGGCCGCGCAGGTCCTCATCGGCGGCACCGCGTCGATGGGCTCGAGCACGCCGGGCAGGAGCGGCGTGCCGCCGCTGCGCTTCCTGCGCGCGCTGGCCTGCGTCGACGAGCAGCTCAAGCCGGTGCGCACCGGCTCGTGCGCCGGCTTCCGCACGATCCCGGGCGACGGCTGGGCCCACCACCCGTACTCGCTGCGCACCCGCCCGGACGTCGATGCCGCCGACCAGGACAAGCTCCCGGTCGCGGCCACGAGCCGCCTGGCCCGGACGCTGCGCACCCTCGTCGCCCGCGGGCGCCTGGCCCCCGGCAACGCCGCGCTCTACCAGACCGAGTACGGCTACGAGACGCGCGAGCCCGACCCGCGGGCGGTCTTCTCCGCGGCCGAGCAGGCGAGCCTCCTGGCGCTCGCCGAGCGCCTGGGCACCGCCGACGGCGCCGTGCGGATGTGGCCGCAGTTCCTGCTGAAGGACCGCCCGGGGGACCTGCCCGGCGCGAACAACCGGCCGTTCGGCGACTGGCAGACCGGCCTGCTGCTGGCCGACGGCACCCCCAAGCCCGCGTTCTCGGCCTTCAAGGTCCCGGCGGCGGCGCGCTGCGTCGGCCGCGGAGCGCGCCGCGAGGTCGAGGTCTGGGGCCGCGTGCGCGGCGTCGAGGCGGCGCCGCAGGCGCGCGTCGAGCTGCTCTCCGGCAAGCGCTGGAAGGCGGTCGGCCGGGCGGCGAGCACGCCGCGCGAGGTCCGCAGCGACGAGACCGTCAAGCGCCTGCGGATGGGTCCCGGCCGCGTGCGCCTGCGCTGGGACAGCGGCCCGACCGCCGTGGTCCGGGTGCCCGACTGCGGTGGGAAGGGCACGGGCCGCGGATGATCCCGGCGACCGGCGGCGCCCCCTCCGAAAAGACGGGGCGCGCCGGGGATCGACGGGGAGGGGAAGGCGGGCGTCTGATGCTGCTCGCGCCCCGGGCGACCGACGATGCTCACCCCATGGGCATGACCCTCCTCCGCGACGCGCGTCGCGCTCCTCGCCTCGGCGAGGCGCGCGCGACGCACGCCGCGCACGGGGAGGTCCGCTGCCGCTGTGCCGACTGCGGCGCCCACGTCGCGGGCTGGCAGGGCTACTCGCTCACCGGCTGGTGCGCGAACTGCGGCAGCTACGAGGTCGAGCCGCTGGCGCCGGCGAGCACCCCGGTCGCCGCGCCGTGCGCCCGGACGCCCGCCGCGCTGAGCGCCATGCGGCGCCTCGCGCGTCAGCGCGCGCGGACGGCGGGGCCGGGCGCCGTGCCCGCCACGATGCGGTAGACGCCGCCGCGGTCGACGGTCAGGCGGTAGCCGCCGTCGCGACGCAGCTTCACGCTGCGCAGCGTGCGCCAGGTGCCCGCCGCGCTGCGGCGCTGGACGCGCACGCGGCCCGACGCCGGGCGCGGGGCGACGGTCCCCCGCAGCCACGCCTCGCGGACCGACGCGGCGCCGGCCTCGGCGCCCCCACCGGCTTGCGTGGTGTCCTTGGCCTCCTTCTCGGGCTCCATCGGCTCGTCGGGCCTGGGGTCGGCCTTCGGCGTCGCGGTCGCGCCGATGGTCGTGAACGTCGCCCACGTGTCGTTGAGGCCGAGCCTGGCGCGCAGCACCGGGCCGGTGGTCGTCGTCGTCCCGCCGGTGCCCACGACCTGCGCGCGCACGACGCGCGGGGAGACGCCGCGCTTGAGGACCTTGATCGCCTTGAAGGAGCCCTTGACCAGGCCGCCGAGCTTGCGCCGCGCCTGGGCGGGCGTCATCTGCAGCTGCCAGCGGTGCTTGGGCGAGACCGAGTCGAACGGGTCGTCGACGCCCTTGAGCCACGGCTTGGGGATCGCGCCGATGAAGGAGAACTCGACGTTCTCGGTCTTGCCGCCCGAGGTCGAGAAGAAGAACGTCGTGACGGGCTGGCCGCCGTAGGTGACGACCTGGCCGGCGGTCTCGCGCGTCGCGCGGTCCGTCGAGGGGAACTCGGCCGCGACGCCCTTGTACATCTGCGAGCGCACGTCGGCGTACTGGTCCCAGCCGTCGCCGCCCTTCGTCGTCGTCAGCGCGTAGGAGCGCGCGGCGACCGCCTGGGCCTTGAGCGCCTCGTTGGGCCAGGAGGCCGGCGACTCGGCGCTGATGACGCCGCGCACGTAGTCCTCCATCCCGACCGCGTTGATCGCGTTGAGCCCGCCGCCCGCGGGGCGCAGCTCGAGGGCGCCGCGGTAGCGACCGTTCGACGTCCCGTTCTGCGCACCGCCGAGCAGGCGGACCGCGCCGCCGCCGGCGGGCGCGACGCGCAGCGGCGCGTCGAAGGTCCCCATGGACTTCCCGGACGCGCTCAGCAGCCGCACGCGGCCGGCGGCCTGGCGGGCGCCGTAGGTGCGCGACGCGGAGAGCTTCTTCGACCCGGCCGCGACGGCGCCGCTGAAGCGCACGGTGCCCTTGCCCTGCTGGAGCAGGACGCGGACGTCGGGCTCCGGCGCGACCTTCGAGAGGTCGGTGGTCGTGTAGTAGTGCTTGAGGATCCGGTCGAAGGTCCAGCCCTGCTGCGCGAAGCCCAGCGCGCCGTACTGGCTCATGCCGATGCCGTGGCCGAAGCCGCCGCCCTTGATGACCAGGCGGGTCGCGCCGTGGGCGGGCGCGGCGGCGCCCGCCGCGAGCAGGGCGGCGCCGAGGACGGAGGCGGAGAGGGTGCTGCTGCGCATGCGCATGTGGAGACACCATCGGCGCCGCAGGGTTGCGGCTCCAGGGCTGGGCGTCATGTGCCGGACGGGTGGGTAGGGGTCCATGTCGTGGCGAGCCGGCGTGCGAGTGACCTCTTCGTCGAGTGCCTGGAGGCCGAGGGCGTGCGCTACGTCTTCGGCATCCCGGGTGAGGAGACCCTCGACCTCAACGAGTCGCTGGCCAACTCGTCGGTCTCGTTCGTCCCTGTTCGACACGAGCAGGGCGGGGCCTACATGGCCGACATGCACGGGCGCCTCACCGGCCGCGCCGGCGTGTGCCTCGGGACGCTCGGTCCCGGCGCGATGAACCTCGTCACCGCGGTCGGCGACGCGTTCCTGGACCGCGCGCCGCTCGTCGCCCTCACGGGCCAGGCCGACCTCGAGCGCATGCACAAGGAGAGCCACCAGTACATCGACCTGGTGGAGCTCATGCGGCCGATCACCAAGTGGAACGCGCGCGTGACCGCGCCGGAGATCGTCCCCGAGGTCGTGCGCAAGGCGTTCAAGGTCGCCGAGTCCGAGAAGCCGGGGGCGACGCACCTCGAGCTGCCCGAGGACGTCATGGCCCAGGAGGTCGACGGCGTCCCGCTGCCGCGCCGCCGGCCGGTGAAGCCGGAGCCCGCGGCGCGGGAGCTGCTCAAGGCGGCCGACCTCATCCGCAACGCGATCAACCCGGTCGCGCTGGCGGGCAACGGCGTCGTGCGGGCGGGCGCCGCGCCCGCGCTGCGCGAGTTCGTCCGCGCCACCGGCATCAGCGTCGCCGAGACCTTCATGGGCAAGGGCGTCATGGACTACACCGACCCGAAGGCGCTGGGGACAGTGGGCCTGCAGGCGCGCGACTACGCGATGGCGGGCTTCGAGGACGCCGACGTCGTCATCGCGATCGGCTACGACCTCGTCGAGCACGCGCCGAAGCACTGGAACCCGCGGGGCGACAAGACGATCGTCTGCATCGACGCGGTGGCCGCGGAGGTCGACGAGCACTTCATGCCGGAGGTCGAGCTCGTCGGCGACCTCTACCACGTGCTCACCCGGCTGGCGGAGGAGTGCCGCGACGTCCCCCACTCGGGCGGCTCGCACCGGCTGCGCGACGTCGTGCTCGGGCGCTTCGAGGCCGCCAAGCAGGACGACGCGTTCCCGATGCAGCCGCCGCGCGTGCTGTGGGAGATCCGCCAGGCGCTGGGCCGCGAGGACGTCCTGATCTCGGACGTCGGCCTGCACAAGCTGTGGATCGGGCGGATGTTCCCGGCCCACGAGCCCAACACGGTCATGATCGCCAACGGCCTGGCGGGGATGGGCTTCGCCGTGCCGTGTGCGGTCGCCGCGAAGCTCGTGCACCCCGACCGCAAGGTCGTCACCGTCAACGGCGACGGCGGCTTCCTCATGAACTGCCAGGAGCTCGAGACCGCGATGCGGCTGCGCACGCCGTTCGTGAACGTCGTCTGGGAGAACCGGCAGTTCGGCTCCATCGTCTGGAAGCAGGACCGCAAGTTCGGCGAGCACTTCGGGACGGACTTCACGAACCCCGACTTCGTGAAGCTCGCCGAGGCGTTCGGCATGCCCGGCTTCCGGTGCGAGAGCGCCGAGGACTTCGGCAAGCACCTGCGCCACGCGCTCACCCTCGACGTCCCGTCGCTCGTCGTCGTGCCGATCGACTACTCGATCGACGTCGCGATCGCGCAGGAGCTCGGGACCGAGACGGTCAGCACGTAGGCACCCGCGTCGGTCGCGGTCCTCCTGGGCAGGATGGGGACATGGCAGCGACGGCATCGGAGCAGGAGCGGCGGGTCCTCGAGGCGGTCCCCAGCGGGCTCTACATCGGGGGCGAGTGGCGCGACGCGACGGGCGGCGGGCGCCTGGGCGTCGAGGACCCCTCGACGGGCGAGACGATCCACGAGATCGCCGACGGCCAGGCCCAGGACGCCGACGCGGCGCTGGCGGCCGCGCACGAGGCGTTCAGGACCTGGCGCCACACCCCGCCGCGGGAGCGCAGCGACGTCCTGCGCCGCGCCTACGACCTGATCACGGAGCGCACGGACGACCTCGCGCTGCTCATGACGCTCGAGATGGGCAAGCCCATCGCCGAGTCCAAGGCCGAGATCGCCTACGGCGCGAACTTCTTGCGCTGGTACGCCGAGGAGGCGGTGCGCATCGACGGGCGCTTCACGCCCAACGAGACCGGCGTCGGACGGGTGCTGACCATGCGCCAGCCCGTCGGCCCGTGCGTCTTCATCACGCCGTGGAACTTCCCGCTGGCCATGGGCACGCGGAAGATCGGCCCGGCGCTGGCGGCGGGCTGCACGGTCGTGGTCAAGCCGGCCAAGCAGACGCCGCTGTCGATGCTCGCGCTCGCGCAGGTGCTCGAGGAGGCCGGGCTGCCCGGCGGCGTCGTCAACGTCCTCACCGCGAAGTCCTCGGGCGAGGTCATGGAGCCGCTCATCAAGGACCCGCGCACGCGCAAGCTGTCCTTCACCGGCTCGACCGAGGTCGGGCGCAAGCTCATGGAGCAGGCCTCCGAGCAGGTCCTGCGCGTGTCCATGGAGCTCGGCGGCAACGCCCCGTTCCTCGTCTTCGCCGACGCCGACCTCGACAAGGTCGTCGAGGGCGCGCTCGTGGCGAAGATGCGCAACGGCGGCGAGGCGTGCACGTCGGCCAACCGCTTCCACGTCCACGAGTCGATCGCCGGCGCGTTCGCCGAGAAGCTCGCGGCCGCCATCGGCGACCTGAAGGTCGGCCGCGGCACGGAGCCCGACGTGAAGGTCGGCCCGCTCATCGACGAGTCCCAGCGCGAGACGGTCGAGGAGCTCGTCGACGACGCGACGTCCAAGGGCGCGCGGGTGGCGACGGGCGGCTCGCGCCTGGATGGCGGCGGCTACTTCTTCCAGCCGACGGTGCTGGCCGACGTGCCCGACGACGCCCGCCTGCTGCGGGAGGAGATCTTCGGCCCGGTCGCGCCGATCACGACGTTCTCCTCCGACGAGGAGGCGGTGCAGAAGGCCAACGCGACCGAGTACGGCCTGGTCGCCTACGTCTACACGCAGGACGTCGACCGCGCCTTCCGCGTCATCGAGGAGCTCGAGACGGGCATGGTCGGCTTCAACCAGGGCATGGTCTCCAACGCCGGCGCGCCGTTCGGCGGCGTCAAGCAGTCGGGCTTCGGTCGCGAGGGCGGCCCCGAGGGCCTGCACGAGTACCTCGAGACGAAGTACGTCGCGATGAACGTGGGCGTGCCGCCGACCTAGCTCAGACGTGGAAAGTGCCAGGCACTTTCCACCTGCCGTCCACGACCGGCGGGCATTGCGACGTGTGTCGTCACAATGCCCGCCGAATGCGTCTCCGCCGGAGGTTGTCCCTCACCGTGCTCAGCGCGGTCCTCGCCCTGCTCGCCAGCGTCCCCGTCGCCAGCGCCCAGCTCACGCCCGCCCCGGTCGACACGACGTTCGCCGAGCCCGCCGCACACACCGGCGCCACCGGCCGCAGCGCCATGCCCGGCCCCTGGGTCGTCCGCGGCGACCGTGGCGCCAAGGGCACCGGCAAGGGGTGGCAGGACGGCAGCTTCGCCGGCCGCGTCGTCCAGCTGCCCTACTCGCCCAACGCCAGCCGCATCACCGGCCCGCCCGGCATCCGCTCCTACCGCGGCAGCGTCGCCTGGTACCGCACGCGCATCCGCGTGGCCAAGAGCGGCGAGTACGCGATCCGCTTCGAGTCCGTCCACCACCACGCGACGGTCTTCCTCGACGGCAAGGAGATCGCCAGGCACACCGGCGTCTACCTGCCCTTCGAGCGCAAGGTCCGCCTGGAGGCCGACCGCCCGGCGACGCTCGTCGTCCGCGCCGACTACCGCGACCCCTACGAGCAGAAGCGCACGGGCTGGCACCGCACGTGGTTCAACTTCGGCGGCATCAACCGCGAGGTGACGATCCGCCCGGTCGGCGACAGCGAGGTCTCCGACCCGGAGATCCACACGACGCTCACCGACGCGGGCGCCGCGCGCGTCGAGGTCGGCGTCCACGTCACCAACCGCAGCGCGGAGGACCGGGAGCTGCCGGTGGTCGGCGTCCTGCGCCGGGGCGAGGCGTCGATCCCGGTGCAGTTCCCCAAGCTCCTGGTGCCCGCCGGCCAGACGATCCTCGTGGAGGGCCGCGCCGACGTGCCCGACCCGGCGCTGTGGCAGCCCGGCTCGCCCCAGCTCTACGACCTCGACCTCGCCGTCCCCGGCGAGTCGGCCTACACCATGCGCGTCGGCCTGCGCGAGCTCACGTGGAAGGGCTCGCGGATGCAGCTCAACGGCCGCCCGCTCAAGCTCCACGGCGCCTCGATCCACGAGGACGTCAAGGGCCGCGGCGACGCGCTGGCGCCCGCCGACATGGACGGGATCGTGACCTCGCTGCAGCGCATCAACGCCAACTCGACGCGCTCCCAGCACCCGCTCAACCCGGCGCTCCTCGAGCGCTTGGACGCGGCGGGCATCCTCGTCTGGCTCGGCCTGGGCCCGATCGACGCGCCCGGCTCGTGGACGTCGAAGACGCCGGCGCAGGCGCGCCGGGCCCGCGAGCGCGTGCGCGAGACGTTCGCCCAGTCCCAGCCGCACCCGTCGATCATCGCCTGGAACCTCGCCAACGAGATCGCCGGCAACGGCCGCCAGGACGGCCAGGTCCAGTACATCTCGGAGATGGGCGACTGGCTGCACCGCCGCGACCCCGGCCGCATGACCGCGGTCGACGTCTGGGGCACCCACCCGCCGCGCGAGGGCCAGCTCGGCCCGGTGTACCGCCACCTCGACGCGATCGCCGTGACGAACTACGTCGGGTGGTACGAGATCCCGCTCGCTCCCCGGGCGACGGTGGCCGCGAAGATCCGCACGACGACCGACGACTTCCTCACCACCTTCCGCAGCAAGGTGACGGTCATCAGCGAGTTCGGCGCGGAGGCCAACACGCACAACCCCTCCAGCCGGCCGGGCGGCTTCGCGT
The DNA window shown above is from Conexibacter sp. SYSU D00693 and carries:
- a CDS encoding glycoside hydrolase family 2 protein gives rise to the protein MLSAVLALLASVPVASAQLTPAPVDTTFAEPAAHTGATGRSAMPGPWVVRGDRGAKGTGKGWQDGSFAGRVVQLPYSPNASRITGPPGIRSYRGSVAWYRTRIRVAKSGEYAIRFESVHHHATVFLDGKEIARHTGVYLPFERKVRLEADRPATLVVRADYRDPYEQKRTGWHRTWFNFGGINREVTIRPVGDSEVSDPEIHTTLTDAGAARVEVGVHVTNRSAEDRELPVVGVLRRGEASIPVQFPKLLVPAGQTILVEGRADVPDPALWQPGSPQLYDLDLAVPGESAYTMRVGLRELTWKGSRMQLNGRPLKLHGASIHEDVKGRGDALAPADMDGIVTSLQRINANSTRSQHPLNPALLERLDAAGILVWLGLGPIDAPGSWTSKTPAQARRARERVRETFAQSQPHPSIIAWNLANEIAGNGRQDGQVQYISEMGDWLHRRDPGRMTAVDVWGTHPPREGQLGPVYRHLDAIAVTNYVGWYEIPLAPRATVAAKIRTTTDDFLTTFRSKVTVISEFGAEANTHNPSSRPGGFAFQTRLLRQHIGAYRRSEQLAGMLIWNLRDFGVAPTFAGGSISKKVPGIKIVRGVNQKGLFDHAGKAKPSVTAVRELYGQLGDGLS